One segment of Niabella beijingensis DNA contains the following:
- a CDS encoding SusC/RagA family TonB-linked outer membrane protein — MRSTFVLLLLLLGISGTLTAQTIQVSGVISNASGEPLAGVTVNEKGSARSVQTQANGQYSINVAGNAVLVVSHVGYEGKEVAVNDREQIDISLLADDKSLEQVVVVGYGTQKRKDLTGAISSVSGAELAKVPVQNVAQALQGRLAGVQVTMTDGSPGAEPSIKIRGGTSITQSNQPLYVVDGVPQTDGLAFLDPMDIENIDVLKDASATAIYGARGANGVVLITTKQTKAGKVTVNYDGYVGIKKITSEIPVMGAYDYLLLDYERRAGDSARVAGFETLYGPYDSLQTIYGNRPGKNWQDEVFGSAVMNQYHKISINGGSKETRFNVFYSRNKDEGIMLNSGSTKNIGKIMLNHKIGNKLTINAIANYSNQKITGLPPTEGGNARLTVLQTLLQYRPVSGRNPSDDDALLDLETDPLDNQSSPAFQSPIIGARSRLRERVINTLNANATLQYNINRHLTYRGLISYTVKGNKFKQFNTAESIVAIRSGGPFGSIDEQNDSRLNYNNTLTYNQNFGQQHRMDVTVGQEYIYNYLERFGASASNFPTVNNGWDDLSMGTVFGTPSSYAEDDKLLSFFGRVNYGYKDKYLLTASLRADGSSKFGANNRWGIFPSAAFAWRIINEEFIRNIPVFSDLKLRVSYGQSGNNRISNYAALGIYTTGSYPLNNNIVASAYQNNLPNPNLKWEANQAVNIGLDLGLWDQRVTLTAELYDNRSKDLLFDTRIPSSSGFITQFQNIGTTSSRGLEFTLNTANIRNANFNWNTSFNIAFNRTKVLELSEGETSKIVNSYTTLNDFILQVGQPVGIMYGYVTDGLYQVSDFDYNASGNTYTLKPGVVKDNRTVQPGYQKFKDISGPDGVPDGVINDLDRTAIGNANPRYTGGINNTFSYKGFDLSVFLNFSVGNDVYNANVLNNAALSNDLKNTLSRFTDRWMTIDASGQRVTDPDALTALNQGKTIPSYIGMVSDRLYSTIIEDGSFLRINNVSLGYSLPKSWIQRAKIANARVYFTAYNLHVFTKYSGYDPEVSTVNNAITPGVDFSAYPRAKSFVFGINLSL; from the coding sequence ATGAGATCAACGTTTGTTCTATTATTATTACTGCTGGGTATTTCGGGAACGCTGACCGCTCAAACCATTCAGGTAAGCGGTGTTATCAGCAATGCATCCGGTGAGCCGCTGGCCGGGGTTACAGTTAATGAAAAAGGATCTGCCAGGAGCGTGCAAACACAGGCCAACGGGCAGTATTCCATTAATGTAGCCGGAAATGCGGTGCTGGTCGTATCACACGTGGGTTATGAAGGAAAAGAGGTAGCCGTGAACGACCGGGAGCAGATCGACATCAGTTTGCTTGCGGACGACAAAAGCCTGGAGCAGGTGGTAGTGGTAGGCTATGGCACTCAGAAACGCAAGGATCTTACGGGTGCCATCAGTTCCGTAAGCGGGGCCGAACTGGCAAAAGTGCCTGTTCAGAATGTAGCGCAGGCCTTGCAGGGGCGCCTGGCGGGTGTTCAGGTGACCATGACGGACGGGTCTCCGGGTGCGGAACCCTCCATTAAGATCAGGGGCGGAACTTCTATTACACAAAGCAATCAACCACTGTATGTGGTGGACGGGGTACCCCAAACCGATGGACTGGCCTTTCTGGATCCCATGGATATTGAGAACATTGACGTATTAAAAGATGCATCTGCCACCGCCATTTATGGTGCAAGGGGTGCCAATGGCGTAGTATTGATCACTACCAAACAAACCAAGGCCGGTAAGGTAACGGTAAATTATGATGGATATGTAGGGATCAAGAAAATTACGAGCGAGATCCCGGTGATGGGGGCCTATGATTACCTGTTGCTGGATTATGAACGCAGGGCAGGAGACTCTGCAAGGGTTGCCGGGTTTGAAACCTTATACGGTCCTTATGATTCCCTGCAAACGATCTATGGTAACCGGCCGGGGAAGAACTGGCAGGATGAAGTATTCGGAAGTGCTGTGATGAACCAGTATCATAAAATAAGCATCAACGGCGGCAGTAAAGAAACGCGGTTCAATGTATTCTATTCCCGGAATAAGGACGAAGGGATCATGCTGAACAGCGGATCTACAAAGAATATCGGGAAGATCATGCTCAATCATAAGATCGGGAATAAGCTAACGATCAACGCCATCGCCAACTACTCCAACCAGAAGATCACCGGCCTGCCGCCGACAGAAGGAGGTAATGCCCGCTTAACGGTATTACAAACACTGTTGCAGTACCGGCCGGTGAGCGGGCGGAACCCTTCCGACGACGATGCCCTGCTGGATCTGGAGACGGATCCGCTGGACAACCAGAGCTCACCGGCCTTCCAGAGTCCCATCATCGGGGCCCGGTCCAGGCTGAGGGAACGCGTGATCAATACCCTGAACGCCAATGCCACCCTGCAATATAATATAAACCGGCACCTGACCTACCGCGGACTCATCAGCTATACGGTAAAGGGAAATAAGTTCAAACAATTCAATACGGCCGAATCCATTGTGGCCATAAGAAGCGGAGGTCCCTTCGGTAGTATTGATGAGCAGAACGACAGCCGGCTCAATTATAACAATACGCTGACATATAACCAGAATTTCGGACAACAACACCGGATGGATGTGACCGTGGGGCAGGAATACATCTATAATTACCTGGAGCGTTTCGGAGCCAGTGCCAGCAATTTCCCGACCGTGAACAATGGCTGGGATGACCTGTCTATGGGTACAGTGTTCGGAACACCTAGTTCCTATGCAGAAGATGATAAGCTGTTGTCTTTTTTCGGAAGGGTAAATTATGGCTATAAAGACAAATACCTGCTGACGGCCAGTCTGCGTGCGGATGGCTCTTCAAAATTCGGAGCAAATAACCGCTGGGGGATCTTTCCTTCTGCAGCGTTTGCATGGAGGATCATCAATGAAGAGTTCATCAGGAATATACCCGTGTTCTCTGATTTAAAACTTCGCGTAAGCTATGGCCAGTCGGGGAACAACCGGATCAGCAATTATGCGGCCCTGGGCATTTATACAACAGGATCCTATCCGCTCAATAACAATATTGTGGCATCGGCCTACCAGAACAACCTGCCCAATCCCAATTTAAAGTGGGAGGCCAACCAGGCCGTGAATATCGGGCTGGACCTGGGTTTATGGGATCAGCGGGTAACACTTACTGCCGAATTATATGATAACCGGTCCAAAGACCTGCTCTTTGATACCCGTATCCCTTCGAGTTCCGGCTTTATCACCCAGTTCCAGAACATCGGTACCACTTCCAGCAGGGGGTTGGAGTTTACGTTGAATACGGCAAACATCAGGAACGCCAATTTCAACTGGAACACCAGCTTTAATATTGCCTTTAACAGAACCAAGGTACTGGAGCTGAGCGAGGGAGAAACCTCCAAAATTGTAAACAGTTACACCACGCTGAACGATTTCATCCTGCAGGTGGGTCAGCCGGTAGGGATCATGTACGGCTATGTTACGGATGGGTTGTACCAGGTAAGTGATTTTGACTATAATGCATCCGGCAATACCTATACACTGAAGCCGGGTGTGGTAAAAGATAATCGTACCGTACAACCGGGGTATCAGAAATTCAAGGATATCAGCGGTCCCGACGGCGTGCCGGATGGGGTGATCAATGACCTGGACCGTACTGCCATCGGCAATGCCAATCCCCGGTATACGGGTGGTATCAACAATACATTCAGCTATAAGGGTTTTGACCTGAGTGTGTTTTTGAACTTCTCTGTAGGAAATGATGTCTATAATGCCAACGTGCTGAATAATGCGGCGCTGAGCAATGATTTAAAGAATACACTGTCCCGCTTTACCGATCGCTGGATGACGATCGATGCGTCCGGTCAGCGGGTTACCGATCCGGATGCGCTTACGGCATTAAACCAGGGAAAGACCATCCCGTCCTATATCGGTATGGTATCCGACCGGTTGTACAGCACAATCATTGAGGACGGTTCCTTCCTCCGCATTAATAATGTAAGCCTGGGATACAGTTTGCCAAAATCGTGGATACAAAGAGCAAAGATCGCCAACGCACGGGTATACTTTACCGCTTATAATCTGCATGTGTTCACTAAATACTCCGGGTACGACCCCGAGGTGAGCACTGTCAATAATGCCATCACTCCGGGGGTTGATTTCAGCGCCTACCCGCGTGCAAAGTCCTTTGTTTTTGGTATCAATCTATCCTTATAA